A part of Miscanthus floridulus cultivar M001 chromosome 6, ASM1932011v1, whole genome shotgun sequence genomic DNA contains:
- the LOC136461419 gene encoding uncharacterized protein, with amino-acid sequence MVVGRRELNVREEEMSAAVNTGKEEMLAAVNTGEEMIAAVNTVKEEMLGAVNTGEEDMPAAVNIGEEVMPTAVDNDLETLDKGFAWAEAPKYGETTAGPPMAIEEENEHFMTAGCDPDGDEPTGTNEKWRYFKNDDHVVIDPVEVDMHQRKRARSVLEIRDFDSEVVPDDEATMLDDFLAPHTSHDKENPIIKEGDTFVDKNAFVHTIRQYAIKNEFETMIEHSDTKRYRARCADQNCNWRVFAKKLHGGNTFMVIKLSGLDVHTCPSTSKMKGQEASIAWVSEKVKDVVKEDPTISAKKLQRRLEKHYNIELSYFKVWSGKKSALEDLHGTWEESFQMLWRFKAALEDCCPGSIVEIDCKKINGEMNFSRMFVAIRACIDGFMAGCRPYLGVDSTHLTGKYKGQLATATVIDGHNWMYPVAYGIFGKETNSNWAWFMAQLKRAVGTPPGLTIHTDACKGLAYAVTKVFKGDVEHRECFRHLMANFRKKFKGDVLKYMWPCAWACTDHRYGTLMEKIAATSPKAVPFLNRHHKLKWSRSKFSKECKVDYVNNNISESFNNWIKDDKYLPVADLMDKIREKIMEKIYTRQVIANRMERCILPSVLHELNMKSRGLHYEIQKSGAMSGEISGITKEGKNWRVAVDIQKRTYGCGQWQISGKPCTHAIALFGKVRQLNIENFVDDYYSGERFKAAYQFVITPMGDKTRWPNFDPGFKMIPPKLERPAGRPRKKRIKASGEAGKRGPYQCKRCFQFGHIEKSCTATQAELEQELPPPRPKKPKKQRKSKSKVVEVSTVYAEPSQTATDPKVMSSPGVTTRSMSSLSPISPGPTTRRMASISPGGINCRLIIS; translated from the exons ATGGTAGTGGGCAGACGTGAGCTGAATGTAAGAGAGGAGGAGATGTCTGCTGCAGTGAACACAGGAAAGGAAGAGATGCTTGCTGCAGTGAACACAGGAGAAGAGATGATTGCTGCAGTGAACACAGTAAAGGAAGAGATGCTTGGTGCAGTGAACACAGGAGAAGAGGATATGCCTGCTGCAGTTAACATAGGAGAGGAGGTGATGCCTACTGCAGTGGACAATGATTTGGAAACACTAGACAAAGGATTTGCATGGGCAGAAGCACCTAAATATGGGGAAACAACTGCAGGGCCACCAATGGCtatagaggaagagaatgagcaCTTTATGACTGCTGGGTGTGATCCTGATGGAGATGAGCCAACTGGAACAAATGAAAAGTGGAGGTACTTTAAAAATGACGATCATGTAGTCATTGATCCAGTTGAAGTAGACATGCATCAAAGAAAGAGGGCTAGGTCTGTTCTAGAAATTAGAGACTTTGATAGTGAAGTTGTACCTGATGATGAGGCTACTATGCTTGATGATTTTCTGGCGCCTCACACATCACATGATAAAGAGAATCCAATCATTAAGGAGGGAGACACGTTTGTAGACAAGAATGCTTTTGTCCACACTATTAGGCAATATGCCATAAAAAATGAGTTTGAAACTATGATTGAACATAGTGACACAAAAAGGTACAGGGCAAGGTGTGCAGATCAAAACTGTAATTGGAGAGTGTTTGCAAAGAAACTACATGGTGGCAACACATTCATGGTGATCAAACTCTCAGGATTGGATGTCCACACTTGTCCCAGTACAAGCAAGATGAAGGGTCAAGAGGCTTCCATAGCTTGGGTATCTGAAAAGGTGAAAGATGTTGTAAAGGAGGATCCCACTATAAGTGCAAAGAAATTACAGAGAAGATTGGAGAAACACTACAACATTGAATTGTCATATTTTAAAGTATGGTCTGGAAAAAAGTCTGCATTGGAGGATCTTCATGGTACTTGGGAGGAGAGCTTTCAAATGTTATGGAGATTTAAAGCAGCACTAGAAGATTGTTGCCCAGGAAGCATTGTTGAGATTGATTGCAAGAAAATTAATGGAGAAATGAACTTCTCTAGGATGTTTGTTGCAATTAGAGCATGTATTGATGGATTTATGGCTGGGTGCAGGCCTTATCTTGGGGTTGATTCCACTCATCTTACTGGAAAGTATAAAGGCCAGTTAGCTACAGCAACTGTAATTGATGGGCACAACTGGATGTATCCAGTTGCATATGGGATATTTGGCAAAGAGACAAATTCCAACTGGGCATGGTTCATGGCACAGCTGAAAAGAGCAGTTGGGACTCCCCCTGGATTGACAATTCACACTGATGCTTGTAAGGGATTAGCATATGCAGTCACTAAGGTCTTCAAAGGTGATGTGGAGCACCGTGAGTGTTTTAGGCACCTAATGGCTAATTTTAGGAAAAAGTTCAAGGGTGATGTACTGAAATATATGTGGCCTTGTGCATGGGCATGTACAGATCATAGGTATGGCACACTAATGGAGAAAATTGCAGCAACTAGTCCTAAAGCAGTTCCGTTTTTAAATAGGCATCACAAGCTGAAATGGAGCAGATCTAAGTTCTCAAAAGAATGCAAAGTTGATTATGTTAACAACAACATCTCAGAATCCTTTAACAATTGGATTAAAGATGACAAATATCTTCCGGTTGCTGATCTAATGGATAAGATTAGGGAGAAGATCATGGAGAAGATTTACACAAGGCAAGTGATAGCCAATAGAATGGAAAGGTGTATCCTGCCAAGTGTGTTACATGAGTTGAACATGAAGAGCCGAGGACTCCACTATGAAATCCAGAAGAGTGGTGCAATGTCAGGTGAGATATCAGGAATAACAAAAGAAGGGAAGAATTGGAGAGTTGCTGTTGACATCCAGAAAAGAACCTATGGATGTGGACAATGGCAGATTTCTGGGAAACCATGCACTCATGCAATAGCTCTATTTGGGAAAGTTAGACAACTTAACATTGAGAACTTTGTGGATGACTACTATTCAGGAGAGAGGTTCAAGGCAGCTTATCAATTTGTGATCACTCCAATGGGTGACAAGACACGATGGCCAAATTTTGACCCTGGGTTTAAAATGATTCCTCCAAAGCTAGAACGGCCTGCTGGTAGACCAAGGAAGAAAAGAATCAAGGCTAGTGGAGAAGCAGGAAAAAGAGGCCCATATCAATGCAAAAGGTGCTTTCAGTTTGGACATATAGAGAAGAGTTGTACTGCTACTCAAGCTGAATTAGAACAAGAGCTTCCACCACCTCGTCCAAAAAAACCAAAAAAGCAAAG AAAATCCAAATCTAAAGTTGTCGAAGTCTCCACTGTTTATGCTGAACCATCACAAACTGCTACTGATCCAAAAGTGATGTCCAGTCCAGGTGTAACAACAAGAAGCATGTCTTCTCTTTCTCCGATCAGCCCAGGTCCTACAACAAGAAGGATGGCGTCTATCTCACCTGGTGGAATTAATTGTAGGCTCATTATTAGCTAG
- the LOC136460051 gene encoding probable RNA methyltransferase At5g51130, translating to MSLYWIRPKRSSEQGEEGQGGAGSSGGGGWQKRKKKEVFIYGNYKNYYGYRIDRNVGEDPRLEAFKKQWFENKDCLDIGCNQGLVTIGLAMKFNCRSILGVDIDSGLIETAKWNLRRIMRQDKVATKNVKAEELSDSPSQSSPGEVASELSNGNRHQDLFKIVSFRRENFVESMDGCSEQYDTILCLSVTKWIHLNWGDDGLVTLFVKIWRLLRPGGVFIMEPQPWSSYKNNRLVSEVAKENFNTICIYPETFREILLDKIGFRSVELIADRLVGTVSGFNRPIEVYHK from the exons ATGTCCCTTTACTGGATCCGCCCCAAGCGGAGCAGCGAACAGGGCGAGGAAGGCCAGGGAGGCGCaggtagcagcggcggcggcggctggcagaagcggaagaagaaggaggtcttCATCTACGGCAACTACAAGAACTACTACGGCTACCGG ATTGACCGTAATGTTGGTGAAGATCCTCGCCTCGAGGCGTTCAAGAAGCAGTGGTTTGAAAACAAGGATTGTCTCGATATTGGATGCAACCAGGGTTTGGTAACGATTGGCTTAG CCATGAAATTTAATTGTCGAAGCATTCTTGGAGTTGATATTGATTCAG GTTTGATTGAGACTGCTAAGTGGAACCTACGAAGGATAATGCGGCAGGATAAGGTGGCTACAAAGAACGTGAAAGCTGAGGAATTGTCAGATTCTCCTTCTCAGAGCTCTCCAGGAGAAGTGGCATCTGAGTTATCAAATGGGAACAGGCACCAAGATCTTTTTAAAATTGTCTCTTTTCGACGTGAAAACTTTGTAGAGAGTATGGATGGATGTTCAGAACAGTATGACACCATACTCTG TTTGAGTGTGACAAAATGGATCCACCTGAACTGGGGTGATGATGGCCTAGTTACTCTGTTCGTGAAGATTTGGAGGCTTCTTAGACCG GGAGGTGTTTTTATCATGGAGCCTCAACCATGGAGTTCATATAAGAATAACAGATTAGTTTCAGAG GTTGCCAAAGAGAACTTCAACACCATCTGTATATACCCAGAGACGTTTCGGGAGATCCTTCTAGACAAG ATTGGATTTAGGTCGGTAGAGTTGATTGCGGACAGATTGGTGGGTACCGTCAGTGGTTTCAACCGCCCAATAGAAGTTTACCACAAATGA